In Lottiidibacillus patelloidae, the following proteins share a genomic window:
- a CDS encoding CPBP family intramembrane glutamic endopeptidase, whose amino-acid sequence MKSRYWWVILTYIAMQFSIYLLVPLHSIMGVETPLEDWIETKEVVGTWVFYSFTIGLLLIIYLLRQDIKERHQAPNRVSRLSAVKWSIIGVFLAFAAQITAGLIEVNLFNIEAGSENTESLVEIAKALPLFVIVGGLIAPILEEILFRKIIFGSLYKKFNNFFVAAIISSLLFAVIHVDFTHLLIYTAMGFTFAYLYVKTNRILVPIIAHAAMNSIVFLMNFFVDIEELEKQLEQAIAIFIGGIF is encoded by the coding sequence ATGAAATCTAGATATTGGTGGGTCATCCTAACTTACATTGCAATGCAATTTTCTATTTATTTATTAGTTCCATTACACAGTATTATGGGCGTTGAAACTCCTCTAGAGGATTGGATCGAAACTAAAGAAGTAGTAGGTACGTGGGTTTTTTATAGCTTTACAATCGGGTTGCTGCTGATAATTTACTTGTTGCGACAAGACATAAAAGAACGACACCAGGCACCAAACCGAGTCTCACGTCTATCAGCTGTTAAATGGTCAATAATCGGAGTATTTTTAGCATTCGCTGCTCAAATTACTGCTGGACTTATTGAGGTAAACTTATTTAATATCGAGGCAGGCTCTGAAAATACAGAAAGTCTTGTAGAAATAGCTAAAGCTTTACCACTGTTTGTCATTGTCGGTGGACTAATTGCTCCAATTCTAGAAGAAATTCTTTTCCGTAAGATTATCTTCGGCTCTTTATATAAGAAGTTTAATAACTTTTTTGTAGCAGCAATCATTAGTTCCCTTTTGTTTGCAGTCATTCACGTTGACTTTACTCACCTTCTTATCTATACTGCAATGGGATTCACTTTTGCCTATTTATATGTAAAAACTAATCGAATTCTCGTTCCAATTATCGCTCATGCAGCGATGAATTCAATCGTATTTCTAATGAACTTTTTTGTAGATATAGAAGAATTAGAAAAACAACTAGAACAAGCAATCGCTATCTTTATTGGAGGAATTTTTTAA